The nucleotide sequence TCGACCAGCTCCACGACCCCACCGGCCGCCGCCTCACCCTCGTCGTCAGCGACTGCGTCGGACCCCTCTGGCAGCGCGGCGCCGCCCAGCGCTTCCTGCGCCAGTGGCCCCGGCACGCCCCGCTCGCCCTCGTCCAGCCGCTGCCGCCGCGTCTCTGGCCGCGCACCGCGCTCCCCGCCGACCCCGGCACCTTCCAGCGCTCCGCGACCCCCGGCGGCCACACCGTCTTCCGCTCCGACGACGAACCCTGGGGGCCGCTCGTCCCCGGCCGCCGGGCCGTCCCCGTGCTCACCCCGACGCCCGAGGCCTTCGCCTCCTGGACCCGGCTCCACACCGGGCACGGCGGCAACGCCGTCCGTGGCTGGGCCGCCTGGCTCGACCCCGGCGCGGGGGAGCCGCGCGGGCCCCGCACCCCCCGCGCGCCCCGGAGCGACGAGGACCTGCTGCGCGCCTTCCGGGCCGGCGCCTCACCCGGCGCCCTGCGACTCGCGGTCCACCTCGCGGCCGCGCCGCTGACCCTGCCCGTCATGCAGCTCGTGCAGCGGGCCATGCTGCCCGACACCGGCCCCATGGAACTGGCCGAGGTGCTGCTCAGCGGGCTGCTGCGGCGACTGCCCGGCCCCACTCCGTACCCCTGCTTCAGCTATCCGCCCGGGATCCAGCAGCACTTCCTCGGGTCGCTCGACCCCAGTGCCGCCGCGCTCGTCCTCAAGCACTGTTCCGCGTACGTGGAGCGGAATTTCGGCCAGGGCATGCGCAACTTCCCGGCCCTCGCGGCCGCCCGCCTGGCCGGAACCGGAGCCGGAGCCGGAGCCGACGGCGACACCGAGTCCGGGACCGGAACCGGGACCGGGACCGGCACGGGGTCCGGTACGGGCCAGGGGACGGGCCTCGGTACGGGGACGGCCTGGGCCCCGGGCCGGGCCGCCGATCTCCCCGAGGCGACCGAGGCGACCGACGAACCCCTCGGGCCGGAAGGCGCCGAGACCGAGCTGTTCGCCCGCATCCCCGCGCGCGTGCTCCGCTTCTACCACCCCGACCTCGTCACCCCCGACCCGCTCACCGAGGCCCGCCGGCTGCTCGCCCAGGGCCGCGACCAGTCCGACCCCGCCCTCCTCGCCGGCGCCCGCGAGCGCGCCGAGGCGGCGCTCCCGGCCGAGCCCGTCGAGGCCCGGATCGTCCTCGCCCGCGCCCTGTACGCCGAGGCGGGCACCGCCGCCGCCCGCCGCACCGGCCGCCGCCCCGAACTCCTCGGCCAGGCCGCCGACACCCTCGTACGGGCCGGGGAGCTCAGCCGCACCGGCGAGGAGGCATGGGCCGAGGCCCGGCTCGAACTGGCCGTCGTCCACCACGCCCTGTGGCGCGACACCGACGAGACCGACCACCTCGACGCCGCCCTCACCGCCCTCGCCGAGGACGCCGACCGCTGGCCGGAAACCGCCCGCCACACCCTCCATCTGCGCCGCGGCCGGCTCCTCCTCGCCCTCGGCGACGGCACCGCCGCGGCCGGCGAACTCACCGCCGCGCTCACCCTCCACGAGAGCCCCGCCGCCCTCCTCGACCTCGCCGACGCCCTGCACCTCGCCGAGGCCGACCCGGGCCGGATCGGGCCCGTCCTCGACCGCGCCGAACCCCTCCTCGGGGACGCCCGCGCGCTCCGGCTGCGCTTCATCACCGCCCGCGCCCGGCTGTACGACGCCGAGGGCGACGGAGCCGCCGCCGACGCCGCCTACGAGGAAGCCACCCTGCTCGCCCCCGCCGACAGCGAACAGCGCGGCCCGCTCCTGCTCACCTGGGGCGGCTCGCTGCTGCGCCGGGCCTCGGCCGCCACCGGCACGGCCCCCGTCGACCGTGCCGAGGGCGTGCTGCGCGAGGCCCTCACCCGGCTGCCCGCCGGAGCGCCCGAGCGGGCCAGGGCACGGACCCTGATCGGCAGCGTCCTCGCGCTCCGCTTCCACCGCGCCGGCTTCCTGCCCGACCTCTTCGAGAGCCGCCACGTGCTGGAACAGGCGCTCCGGGGCACCCAGGACCCGGGCGAGCGCGCCGAGGTGTGGCTGCAACTGGGCCGGGTGCGCCTGGAGCTGGCCGAAACCGCGCGGGACGGGGTGATCGGCGACGCCCTCACCGCGTACCGGAACGCCGGGGAGGAATCCCGTACCGCCCACGGCGACGACCCCGGGACCGTCACCGGCGCCCGGGCCCGGCACGCCCAGGGAGCCGTCCTGCTGCTGATGGGCCGTCCGGGCCGGGCCAGGACGGCGCTCCTCGCCGCCGCCGAGCAGTGGCGGCGGCTCACGGGCCGCCTCGTCGAGGTGGACTGGGCGGACGTCGAGCGGACCAGGACCCTGCTGCGCGAGGTGGAGAGCGCGACGGGCGCGGACCCCGGCGGCCTCGCCGGAGCGTCCGCCGAGGAACGGCGGAGGATCGCACCCCCCTGGTGGGCCTGGAGCGGCGGCACGGGGTGAGCTTCTGAAGAGCCTGTGAGGATCGGCTGGATAACGGGGGCGTGAATGGGCGCAGTTGAATCGAATGGGTTTCCGGTCTCCCGGGGTCGGGAAGAACCGCTGCGCCGCTACGACCGTGGGGGACAGCGTCGGTGAGGAGGAGCCGAGAGTGTTCGAGCGTACGGAGTGGACGACCGGTGTCGGCCGCGGTGCCGGCCGGTCGCCCCAGCTGCCCGATCTCGCGGCCGTCGATCTGCGGACCTTGCGCGTCATGGACGACGCCGTCGTCGGCGCGGCCGTCGAGAGAGTGCTGCGCCACCCCTCGGACCTGGTCGTCTCCTGGCCCGAGGACGCCTTCGTCGACTGACCCCGGAAGGCCCGGAGCGGCCCGGCGCGCACGGCCCGGCGGCCGCACCGACCGCTCGGATCCAGCCGAATTCACCGGGCGCCGGGAATGATCGCCGCGCCGCCGCGCCCCGCGGCCTTCGCCGCGCTCGCGGCCACCCGGCCCGGCCCCGCCGGGGCGGCCTTCCTGCGGTCCGGTGTGCACGCCCGCCGGCTGCTGCTGCTCAAGGCCCTGCTCGTCCGGGTCCGGCGGCACCGGGACGAGCTCGCCCCCGAGACGCTGCGCGGCTTCGAGACCGCCTGGAGCCTGCTCGAACGGACCGAGCGCGGCGCCCCCGGCGTGGTCCGCGGCGTCCTCGACTACCCGACCACCGGGGCCTGGCTCGCCGCCGCCCTCACCGAGCCCGTGGGCCCCGCCCTCGACCGGCACCTGGCCCGCCTCGAACTGATCGCCGCCACCGCCGCCCTGCGGGCCGGCCGCCCGCTCGACCTGCTGGTCCGGGCCCCCGGCGGCGTGCTCTCGCTCCCGGGCGTCGGCAGCGTCCTGGTGGCGCCCGGCCCCGTCCGGCTGACCTCCCGTGCCCAGGTCGTACGGATCCGCTCCGAGGGCGCCTCGGGGGCCCCGGCGGCCCTGCTGCGCCTCGCCGACGGCCGTACCGGCGCGGTGACCGGCAGCGGCCCCGGCTGGCGCGGACTGCGCGGACTGTCCGGCGGCGCCACCCGGCTCGACGACCTCGACCCGTACCGGGTGCCGCCCGGCGGGGTCGGGACCCCGGCCCGGTTCGCGGCCGAGCGGCCCGATGTGGACCACGCCGTGTGGTCAGGGCACTGGCGGGCCGCCCGGGAGCTGCTGCGGCGGACCGACCGGGACCGGGCGGCCGAGGTCGGGCGGGCGGTCGGCGCGCTCGTCCCGCTGCGGCCGCAGGGTCCGCGCTCCGTCGGCGCCACGCTCAGCGTCGCCCCCGGAGCCGTCCTGATGACGCCCTCGGCGGGCGCCTGCGACATGGCGGAGACGCTCGTCCACGAGCTGCACCACAGCAAGCTGTCCACCCTGCACGAACTGGTGCCGCTCTATCGCCCCGGCTCCACCGCCGCGCTGTACCGGGTGGGCTGGCGCACCGACGCGCGTCCGGTCGCCGGGGTCTTCCAAGGGGCGTACGCCCACCTGGCGTTGGCCGATCTGTGGTGGCGGGCGAGGGACGCCCCGGGCGTACCGGGGGCGTGGGGCGCCCGGGCCGCTCAGCAGTTCGACCATGTCCACGATCAGGTGGGTGAAGCCTTGGCGATGCTGCTTGAATCCGATGAACTGACCAATGAGGGCCGGGAGTTCGCCCGGCAAATGAGGCAGCTCCATGCGAGCCTCGGCGCGAGCCCCAGGGCCCGTGGGTAACACTGTGCCCACGGCACATGACACTGCGTTGCGCGTGAGCGGGACGGGAGACGTACAGATGGCGGAACAGCGGTCGGGCGGGGGCGCGGAGAGCCACGGGGGCAGGGCCGCCCCCGAGCACGTCCTGGTGGTCTTCCCCGGGTACCACCGCCCCTGGGCGGCCTGGATCAACCAGCGCCTCGAAGCCCACGGCGTACGCGCCACCCTCCAGCGCTGGGACCCGCCCCGCGAGGTCCCCCTCGAGGACTCCCTCGGCGACCTGCTGCTCGCCCGCGGCCAGGTCCTCCTCGTCCTCAACGACTGGTTCTTCGAGCTCGGCCCCCGGCCGGCCGGCGAATGGAACGACGTCCTGCGCGGCTTCGTCGCCGCCCACGCCGAGCGCTTCGCCGCCGTCAACCTCACCAACCGCACCCTGCTCCCCTCCACCGCCGTCCTCGAACCCGTCAGCCTCTGGGGCGTCGGCGAGGAGGAGGCGGAGGCCCGGCTGCTCGGCCGGCTCGCGATCGAGCCCCGCAGGTCCGCCGGCCGCCGCATCCCGGCCGCCGCCCTGGCCCGCTACCCCGACAACCCGCCGGAGATCTGGGGCGACATCCCCCGCCGCAACCCCCGGTTCACCGGCCGCGACGACCTCCTGACCACCCTTCAGGAGCGGCTCATGGACGCCGAGCGGGGCAGCGCCGCCTGCACCCTCCTCGGCATGTCGGGCATCGGCAAGACACAGATCGCCGCCGAGTACGCCCACCGGTTCAGCCCGGACTACGACGTCATCTGGTGGGTGAACTCCGACGACCGCAACGTCCAGCGCGACCGCCTCGGCGAACTCGCCGTCAAGCTCAACCTGCCCACCGGCAGCGAGCCCGGCGAGCGCATCCGGGCCGTCCGCGAGGCTCTGCGCCGGGGTGACCCGCACGCCCGCTGGCTGGTCGTCTTCGACGGCTGGGACGACACCGACGGCATCGACGTCATGCTGCCCCAGGGCCCGGGCCACGTCCTGATCACCTCCCGCAACCGCGGCTGGCGCGAGCACACCGACGTCCTGGAGATCCCCGGCTTCGACCGGCGCGAGTCCACCGGCTACCTCATGCGCCGCGCCCCGCAGATCAACGCGGCCGAGGCCGACGAGGTGGCCGCCGAGTTCGGAGACGTACCCCTGCCGCTGGTCCAGGCCGCCGCCTGGCTCGGCGAGTCCGGCATGGAGGCCGCCGAATACCTCCGCATGGTCCGCGACGGACGCCTCTCCACCGTCGACGAGCCCTCCCCGGGCGACGGCATGCCCAACGCCTCCCTCACCTCCTGGTCGATACTGATCAACCGGCTCCGTCTCTCCCAGCCGCAGGCCATCGACATCCTCAGCCTGTGCGCCTCCTTCGCCCCCGGCCGCATCCCCCTCGGCATCGTCCGCGCCTACCCCCAGGCACAACTGCCCGAGGACCTGCGCTGGATGGCCACCGACCTGCCCGCCTGGACCCGGGCGCTCGACACCCTCGTCAACTTCTCCGTGCTCACCCGCGAGACCCGCGGCCCGGTCACCACCGACGACATCGGCCCCCACCAGGAGTCGATCCACATGCACCGCCTGGTGCACGACATCGTCGCCCGCCTCACCGACGGCGAGCACCGCGACGCCCACCGCAAGGCCGTCCGCACCCTCCTCGCCGAGGCCGACCCGGGCAACCCCACGGACAGCCGGCACTGGCCCCGCTACTCCGAACTCCTGCCCCACCTGGAACCCTCCGGCGCCCTGCGCAGCACCGACCCCCGCATCCAGGTCGCCGTCCTCAACTGCCTCCGCTTCTGCGACCGCAGCGGCGAGTACAAGGCCGGCATCCGGCTCGCCCAGCGCATCCGGCACGAGTGGACCGCCTTCATGGAGCCCCTCGCCCCGCACATGCAGGAACTCACCACCCTCGAAGGCGACATCCTGCGCCGCTACGGCCGCTTCCGCGAGGCGTACGATCTCGACCTCGCCCAGCGCGAGCGGCTCGCCGCAGCCGAGAAC is from Streptomyces venezuelae ATCC 10712 and encodes:
- a CDS encoding SAV_2336 N-terminal domain-related protein; translated protein: MPRTHLEELTRRLRAAGQDLTAEDVADALWLAQWLPGPDREPEGPDGPEGSGGTGGDPDGDGAADGTGALRGEGAAGPDGGAAGGPAGARESVSLHMATRATAAAGDTAGTGGDGATGETGAAGDRGDTGPGRTERPATLPVRAPGANALPGLSGLQKALRPLRGYARAPHRPGEGTLDEEATAERSAAAGILTPVLRPAAGRRPDIQLLMDTGPAMVVWTRMVEELRQACQQSGAFRDVQVHRLYDPGEGPPLVTTTSGADGRPRLRPVDQLHDPTGRRLTLVVSDCVGPLWQRGAAQRFLRQWPRHAPLALVQPLPPRLWPRTALPADPGTFQRSATPGGHTVFRSDDEPWGPLVPGRRAVPVLTPTPEAFASWTRLHTGHGGNAVRGWAAWLDPGAGEPRGPRTPRAPRSDEDLLRAFRAGASPGALRLAVHLAAAPLTLPVMQLVQRAMLPDTGPMELAEVLLSGLLRRLPGPTPYPCFSYPPGIQQHFLGSLDPSAAALVLKHCSAYVERNFGQGMRNFPALAAARLAGTGAGAGADGDTESGTGTGTGTGTGSGTGQGTGLGTGTAWAPGRAADLPEATEATDEPLGPEGAETELFARIPARVLRFYHPDLVTPDPLTEARRLLAQGRDQSDPALLAGARERAEAALPAEPVEARIVLARALYAEAGTAAARRTGRRPELLGQAADTLVRAGELSRTGEEAWAEARLELAVVHHALWRDTDETDHLDAALTALAEDADRWPETARHTLHLRRGRLLLALGDGTAAAGELTAALTLHESPAALLDLADALHLAEADPGRIGPVLDRAEPLLGDARALRLRFITARARLYDAEGDGAAADAAYEEATLLAPADSEQRGPLLLTWGGSLLRRASAATGTAPVDRAEGVLREALTRLPAGAPERARARTLIGSVLALRFHRAGFLPDLFESRHVLEQALRGTQDPGERAEVWLQLGRVRLELAETARDGVIGDALTAYRNAGEESRTAHGDDPGTVTGARARHAQGAVLLLMGRPGRARTALLAAAEQWRRLTGRLVEVDWADVERTRTLLREVESATGADPGGLAGASAEERRRIAPPWWAWSGGTG
- a CDS encoding HEXXH motif domain-containing protein; the protein is MIAAPPRPAAFAALAATRPGPAGAAFLRSGVHARRLLLLKALLVRVRRHRDELAPETLRGFETAWSLLERTERGAPGVVRGVLDYPTTGAWLAAALTEPVGPALDRHLARLELIAATAALRAGRPLDLLVRAPGGVLSLPGVGSVLVAPGPVRLTSRAQVVRIRSEGASGAPAALLRLADGRTGAVTGSGPGWRGLRGLSGGATRLDDLDPYRVPPGGVGTPARFAAERPDVDHAVWSGHWRAARELLRRTDRDRAAEVGRAVGALVPLRPQGPRSVGATLSVAPGAVLMTPSAGACDMAETLVHELHHSKLSTLHELVPLYRPGSTAALYRVGWRTDARPVAGVFQGAYAHLALADLWWRARDAPGVPGAWGARAAQQFDHVHDQVGEALAMLLESDELTNEGREFARQMRQLHASLGASPRARG
- the fxsT gene encoding FxSxx-COOH system tetratricopeptide repeat protein, whose product is MAEQRSGGGAESHGGRAAPEHVLVVFPGYHRPWAAWINQRLEAHGVRATLQRWDPPREVPLEDSLGDLLLARGQVLLVLNDWFFELGPRPAGEWNDVLRGFVAAHAERFAAVNLTNRTLLPSTAVLEPVSLWGVGEEEAEARLLGRLAIEPRRSAGRRIPAAALARYPDNPPEIWGDIPRRNPRFTGRDDLLTTLQERLMDAERGSAACTLLGMSGIGKTQIAAEYAHRFSPDYDVIWWVNSDDRNVQRDRLGELAVKLNLPTGSEPGERIRAVREALRRGDPHARWLVVFDGWDDTDGIDVMLPQGPGHVLITSRNRGWREHTDVLEIPGFDRRESTGYLMRRAPQINAAEADEVAAEFGDVPLPLVQAAAWLGESGMEAAEYLRMVRDGRLSTVDEPSPGDGMPNASLTSWSILINRLRLSQPQAIDILSLCASFAPGRIPLGIVRAYPQAQLPEDLRWMATDLPAWTRALDTLVNFSVLTRETRGPVTTDDIGPHQESIHMHRLVHDIVARLTDGEHRDAHRKAVRTLLAEADPGNPTDSRHWPRYSELLPHLEPSGALRSTDPRIQVAVLNCLRFCDRSGEYKAGIRLAQRIRHEWTAFMEPLAPHMQELTTLEGDILRRYGRFREAYDLDLAQRERLAAAENTDQLGELQTKVSIARDLRFLGQYQESEQLQREALAEARDLLGETQFLTLVARHNLGVVLRMLGRYQEAYEQDTDTLARCEAVLRPHHASTLNSNNAVAQDLRLLGRYREALGRQEANVRLHVRILGPQHLHTLYAQSQLALCRRREGGFQQDIGAMMASVLEHLEQAYGRDHYVTLSAVTNYANFLREHGDLDLARELITEAEAGYRALLGPAHPVSTGVLANTALVMQASGERAAALTMLESALAGLTATLGSDHPWVFGCALNTTAARNFNGRVYEAAELSRDTLRRARHALGNEHPLTLSCQVALATDLRGLRETDEAGKLEEDALLTLTRTLGAQHPHTLSARQRNRPYWDFEANL